Proteins from a single region of Mucilaginibacter daejeonensis:
- a CDS encoding transferrin receptor-like dimerization domain-containing protein, with product MKTIKILAILCLAGQYNSFAQNATIKGFTASSAGKQSQAEQAFDKELSNVRIGQHIKELAARPHHLGSPGGKAVAQAVLQKFKQYGWDAQIETYQVLFPTPKTRSLELIYPTKYTAKLKEPAFAEDATSGQDGQLPTYNAWGADGDVTGDLVFVNYGLPDDYTQLAKLGIDVKGKIVIAKYGRSWRGIKPKVAYEHGAIGCIIYSDPKDDGFYQGEVYPKGPFKNDQTVQRGSVMDMVIYPGDPLTPDVGATAKAKRLNRSDAQTILKIPVLPISYGDAQPLLAALGGPVAPAEWRGALPITYHVGPGKARVHLKIDHNWDIVPAYNVIAKIKGSQYPDQWVIRGNHHDAWVNGADDPISGLAAELEEARSIGLLVKAGIKPKRTLVYCVWDGEEPSLLGSTEWVEDHAEELRKKAVAYINSDGNSRGFLGAGGSHALEVFTSEIAKSVTDPQTGVSVFERKRANDAVRASSAKAQKAILKQDTLSLSALGTGSDYSAFLQHLGIPTLNLGYGGEDAGGDYHSIYDSYDDYVRFKDSSFVYGVALAQTAGRAVLRLANADVLPFDFTSLTKVITQYETEVKQLTDQLRERYTTDALLASTNSYKLAADPKERYTAPEVRPAVPTLDLSPFDQALARLKRSATALNAVSGTALTDQKVAQRFNQAVYQAEKGLLVAEGLPKRPWYRHSIYAPGFYTGYGVKTLPGIREAIEQNNWEEARQQIAVAAKAIDQLSTQLDHITQGQ from the coding sequence ATGAAAACAATAAAGATACTGGCCATTTTGTGCCTGGCCGGTCAGTACAACTCCTTCGCACAGAACGCGACCATCAAAGGCTTTACTGCATCATCTGCCGGTAAGCAATCACAGGCCGAACAGGCTTTCGATAAAGAGCTAAGCAACGTTCGCATTGGTCAGCACATTAAAGAGCTGGCTGCTCGTCCACATCACTTAGGTTCGCCCGGTGGCAAGGCGGTTGCCCAGGCAGTACTCCAAAAATTCAAACAGTATGGTTGGGATGCACAGATCGAGACGTATCAGGTGCTATTCCCTACACCCAAGACGCGTTCACTCGAACTCATATATCCTACAAAGTATACCGCTAAGCTGAAAGAGCCTGCCTTTGCCGAGGATGCTACATCAGGTCAGGATGGACAGCTGCCCACTTACAATGCGTGGGGAGCCGATGGCGATGTGACCGGCGATCTTGTATTTGTCAATTACGGCTTGCCTGACGACTATACTCAACTGGCCAAATTGGGCATTGATGTAAAAGGTAAGATCGTGATCGCTAAATATGGCCGCTCGTGGAGGGGTATTAAGCCAAAGGTGGCTTATGAGCACGGCGCGATCGGTTGCATAATTTATTCAGATCCTAAAGATGATGGCTTTTACCAGGGTGAGGTTTATCCTAAAGGACCGTTCAAGAATGATCAGACCGTTCAACGCGGGTCGGTAATGGACATGGTGATCTATCCCGGCGACCCACTCACACCTGATGTAGGCGCAACAGCAAAAGCCAAAAGACTGAACAGAAGCGACGCTCAGACCATTTTGAAGATACCCGTGTTACCGATCAGTTATGGTGATGCTCAGCCATTATTAGCTGCACTGGGTGGCCCGGTAGCACCGGCCGAATGGCGCGGAGCGTTGCCGATCACTTATCATGTTGGCCCAGGCAAGGCCAGAGTGCATTTAAAGATCGATCACAATTGGGATATCGTGCCTGCTTATAACGTGATCGCCAAGATCAAGGGAAGCCAGTACCCTGATCAATGGGTGATCAGGGGAAATCATCACGATGCCTGGGTGAACGGTGCCGATGATCCTATCAGCGGTTTAGCGGCCGAATTAGAAGAAGCGCGATCGATCGGCTTATTGGTAAAGGCCGGTATCAAACCTAAGCGTACGTTAGTGTACTGCGTGTGGGATGGTGAGGAACCTTCGCTATTGGGTTCTACCGAATGGGTAGAGGACCACGCCGAGGAACTGAGAAAGAAAGCAGTGGCTTACATCAATTCGGATGGCAATAGCCGTGGCTTCTTAGGCGCAGGCGGTTCTCATGCTTTGGAGGTCTTCACCAGCGAGATAGCTAAAAGCGTGACCGATCCGCAGACGGGTGTAAGTGTTTTTGAACGCAAAAGAGCTAATGACGCCGTACGCGCGTCATCGGCTAAGGCACAAAAAGCCATTTTGAAGCAGGATACTTTATCGCTGTCGGCATTAGGCACCGGATCTGATTATTCAGCGTTCCTTCAGCATTTGGGTATCCCTACGCTCAACCTCGGTTATGGCGGTGAGGATGCTGGTGGTGATTACCATTCTATTTATGATTCATATGACGACTATGTACGTTTTAAGGATAGCAGCTTTGTATACGGTGTAGCATTGGCACAAACGGCCGGCCGCGCAGTACTGCGTCTGGCCAACGCCGATGTGCTGCCATTCGACTTCACCAGTTTGACTAAGGTGATCACTCAGTATGAGACCGAAGTAAAGCAACTGACCGACCAATTGCGTGAACGCTATACTACTGACGCCCTTCTGGCCAGCACCAATAGCTACAAACTGGCGGCCGACCCTAAAGAACGATACACGGCTCCGGAAGTGAGACCCGCAGTTCCCACATTGGACCTGTCACCCTTTGACCAGGCACTGGCACGGCTCAAACGTTCCGCAACTGCACTTAATGCTGTTAGCGGCACCGCATTGACCGATCAAAAGGTAGCGCAGCGATTCAACCAGGCCGTTTATCAGGCCGAAAAGGGTTTGCTGGTAGCCGAGGGATTACCTAAGCGCCCGTGGTATCGTCACAGCATTTACGCGCCCGGCTTTTACACCGGCTATGGTGTCAAGACCTTACCCGGCATCCGGGAAGCTATCGAGCAAAATAATTGGGAAGAAGCCCGCCAGCAGATCGCTGTGGCCGCCAAAGCCATCGATCAACTCAGTACACAACTTGACCACATAACTCAAGGACAATAA
- a CDS encoding SusC/RagA family TonB-linked outer membrane protein — MMRSLLTACFLTLLSTVAWAQNRQITGQVNHQDTNDPIVGASVLIKGTTRGAQTDVAGRFKLDAPAGPVTLTIRYIGYKAKEVTVAADQTQVSIKLQDDAQQLNDVVAVGFATVKRRDLTGSVSSVTAKQLRDIPVASAGQALQGRLAGVQVTSSEGSPDADIKIRVRGGGSITQDNSPLYIIDGVQVENGLNSISPQDIESIDVLKDAASTSIYGARGANGVVIITTKGGREQKTTVNYNGYVGISKLARELKVLDPYEFVVYQYERNRFSPSSDSTQYIRNYGRSFDSLSRFKNVPFVDWQKIALGRTALQQQHNISVNGGSRTTQFNLSYTNDQHEGTVINSDYVRNLINFRFDHTVSDHLKVGFNARYNSQVVNGAGTSNASGSTYNNLRNSVKYRPFNLTGAADDVIDQAYLDETNAAGNNLGVLSPVVNANSQYRKNYQTVTNLNGYVNYSFNKYFSFRSTLGFDITSLKMNSFDDVYTANARINGNGQPLAGTVNSSINTMDISNVLTFNNAAAKSKHHDINLILGNEFYNYHTESLNNQFKLFPVGVDPVTALNQLNLGTIVPAFPQNTYATSHLLSFFGRGNYTLDRKYYFTFTFRADGSSKFASGKQWGYFPSGSFAWRVSDEKFMKNVKAVSDLKLRLSYGTSGNNRIPDYLFTPAFSANAFYGLNESTTAVGFVPTYLPNPNLKWETTVSKNIGVDMGILNNRIQISLDAYRNTTNDLLINVPVATSSGYATQLRNVGKTQNQGAEIQLNATIIQKKSFTYSTNFNISYNENKVLALAPGQTSYLQSSGWGVSGQPADFIVKVGQPVGSVWGYVSDGFYKTEDFNYNPATQVYTLKSGAVDPSKVIGVAQPGLVKFKDVNGDGVITEADKTVIGHTIPKITGGLNQQFTYKGIDLSVFVNFQLRGQVFNANKIEFTNGYTSNTNLLAQTADRWRTIDGSGNVVQRVSNGVVTGVAPDQLAAINANAKYSIPVTGSAAFYPTSSAVENASFLRLNNLTLGYSFKTDLLKKIKISKLRVYVTGNNLGLITGYSGYDPDVNARRGTPVTPGVDYSAYPRSRTYLFGVNLSL, encoded by the coding sequence ATGATGAGATCTTTACTTACCGCCTGCTTCCTGACGCTTTTGTCGACAGTGGCGTGGGCACAGAACCGGCAGATCACCGGTCAGGTGAACCATCAGGACACCAACGACCCCATTGTGGGCGCCAGTGTGCTGATCAAGGGTACCACACGCGGTGCGCAAACTGACGTCGCAGGCCGCTTTAAACTTGATGCACCTGCCGGCCCCGTCACGCTTACCATCCGCTACATTGGCTACAAAGCCAAAGAAGTTACGGTGGCCGCTGATCAAACCCAAGTGAGCATCAAACTACAGGATGATGCCCAACAATTGAACGATGTAGTAGCCGTTGGTTTTGCCACCGTAAAAAGGCGCGACCTCACCGGCTCCGTATCATCAGTAACGGCGAAGCAATTACGCGACATACCTGTTGCATCGGCCGGGCAGGCACTACAGGGTCGTTTGGCAGGTGTGCAGGTCACTTCATCAGAAGGTTCGCCCGATGCTGATATCAAGATCCGTGTACGTGGCGGTGGTTCCATCACGCAAGACAACTCTCCCCTTTACATCATTGACGGGGTGCAGGTCGAGAATGGTCTGAACAGCATCTCCCCGCAGGATATCGAATCCATTGACGTGTTGAAGGATGCTGCCTCCACCTCTATCTACGGTGCCAGGGGTGCCAACGGTGTGGTGATCATTACCACCAAAGGTGGTCGCGAACAGAAGACCACCGTGAACTACAATGGCTACGTAGGCATAAGCAAACTGGCCCGTGAGCTGAAAGTGCTTGACCCTTACGAGTTCGTAGTGTACCAGTACGAGCGTAACCGCTTTAGCCCAAGTTCAGACAGTACCCAGTACATCCGCAATTACGGCCGCAGCTTCGATTCACTTTCACGCTTTAAGAACGTGCCATTTGTAGATTGGCAAAAGATCGCCTTAGGCCGTACTGCGCTGCAACAACAGCACAACATCAGCGTGAATGGGGGTTCAAGGACCACCCAGTTCAACCTGAGCTACACCAACGATCAGCATGAGGGCACCGTGATCAACTCCGATTATGTGCGTAACCTGATCAACTTCCGTTTTGACCATACCGTGTCAGACCATTTGAAGGTAGGCTTTAATGCACGTTATAACTCTCAGGTGGTGAATGGCGCCGGAACCTCGAACGCAAGCGGTTCCACCTATAACAACCTACGTAACAGTGTAAAATATCGTCCGTTCAACCTTACCGGTGCAGCTGATGATGTGATCGATCAGGCTTACCTTGATGAGACCAATGCCGCGGGCAACAATCTGGGTGTGTTGAGCCCGGTAGTAAATGCCAACTCACAATACCGCAAGAACTACCAGACCGTGACCAACCTGAACGGCTACGTGAACTACTCGTTCAACAAATACTTCTCGTTCAGATCGACGCTGGGCTTTGATATCACATCGCTGAAGATGAACAGCTTTGACGACGTTTATACGGCGAACGCGCGTATCAATGGTAACGGCCAACCCTTGGCAGGCACCGTGAATTCGAGCATCAACACCATGGACATTTCCAACGTGTTGACCTTTAACAACGCTGCTGCAAAGTCCAAACATCATGATATCAACCTGATCCTGGGTAACGAGTTCTATAACTATCACACCGAATCACTGAACAACCAATTCAAGTTGTTCCCGGTAGGTGTTGATCCGGTAACAGCCCTTAACCAGCTGAACCTTGGTACTATCGTGCCAGCCTTCCCCCAAAACACCTATGCGACCAGCCATTTACTTTCGTTCTTTGGCAGAGGTAACTATACGCTAGACAGAAAGTACTACTTCACATTCACCTTCCGTGCCGATGGTTCCTCCAAATTTGCTTCGGGTAAACAATGGGGTTACTTCCCTTCGGGATCATTCGCTTGGCGCGTGTCTGATGAGAAATTCATGAAGAACGTAAAGGCCGTATCTGACCTGAAACTGCGTCTGAGCTACGGTACATCGGGTAACAATCGTATCCCCGACTATCTATTCACCCCAGCATTCAGCGCCAACGCCTTTTACGGCCTGAACGAAAGCACCACCGCAGTGGGCTTCGTACCTACCTATTTGCCTAACCCTAACCTGAAATGGGAGACCACCGTATCCAAGAATATCGGTGTGGACATGGGTATCCTGAACAACCGTATCCAGATCTCATTAGATGCTTACCGCAATACTACTAATGACCTGCTGATCAACGTACCCGTTGCAACCAGCTCAGGTTATGCCACGCAACTGCGTAACGTTGGTAAGACACAAAATCAAGGTGCCGAGATCCAGTTGAACGCCACCATCATCCAGAAAAAGTCGTTCACTTACAGCACTAACTTTAACATCTCTTACAACGAGAACAAAGTGCTTGCACTTGCTCCGGGACAAACCTCCTACCTGCAAAGCTCAGGATGGGGTGTATCAGGCCAACCTGCAGACTTTATTGTGAAGGTCGGTCAGCCGGTGGGTAGTGTTTGGGGATATGTGAGCGATGGTTTTTACAAGACCGAAGACTTCAATTACAACCCGGCCACTCAAGTGTATACCTTGAAATCAGGTGCAGTTGACCCATCAAAAGTGATCGGCGTTGCTCAACCCGGCCTGGTAAAATTCAAAGATGTTAACGGCGATGGCGTGATCACCGAGGCTGACAAGACCGTGATCGGCCACACTATACCAAAGATCACCGGCGGTTTGAACCAGCAATTCACCTACAAAGGTATCGACCTGAGCGTTTTCGTGAACTTCCAGTTGAGAGGTCAGGTATTTAACGCTAATAAGATCGAGTTCACTAACGGCTATACCTCTAACACTAATTTATTAGCTCAAACAGCCGACCGCTGGAGAACTATTGACGGCAGCGGTAACGTGGTACAACGCGTGAGCAACGGTGTAGTGACCGGTGTTGCGCCTGACCAGTTAGCGGCCATCAATGCTAACGCCAAATATTCTATCCCTGTTACCGGAAGCGCTGCCTTCTATCCTACCTCATCGGCGGTGGAGAACGCGTCTTTCCTGAGATTGAACAACCTGACCTTGGGCTACTCCTTCAAGACCGATCTGCTGAAAAAGATCAAAATAAGCAAACTGAGGGTTTATGTGACCGGCAACAATTTGGGGCTGATCACCGGCTATTCCGGCTATGATCCTGACGTGAACGCTCGTCGCGGAACTCCTGTAACTCCGGGTGTTGATTACTCTGCGTACCCACGCAGCCGTACCTATCTGTTTGGTGTCAATCTTAGCTTATAA
- a CDS encoding pectate lyase produces MKKYLFIMMLGSLGYQASALSKTLNDPVPAFPGAEGFGKYTSGGRGGKVCIVTNLNDDGAGSLRAAIKQKGPRTIVFSVSGTIALESPLVIKNGDVTIAGQSAPGDGICIKNYTTTVDADNVIIRYMRFRMGDERKHQDDSFNGRGHSRIIIDHCSMSWSIDETASMYWNRDFTMQWCIVAESMKNSFHEKGPHGYGGIWGGENATFHHNLLASHTSRNPRFGGSESVPNKPDELVDFVNNVIFNWGSNATYGGEKGRYNVVNNYYKAGPATVKNADRIIEPWEPFGQFYIKGNVLAGDDKVTQDNALGVQGQKKTSATAAMIDKPFGVEMIDMQTATNAYHAVIQKVGANLHRDQVDLRILQDLVGGSPTEGKDHNGIIDSQKDVGGWPELKSLPPAKDTDQDGIPDDWETQHGLDPNNPNDGSGHKNDSLYTDLEVYLNGLVKDVN; encoded by the coding sequence ATGAAAAAGTATCTCTTCATCATGATGTTAGGGTCGTTAGGTTACCAGGCCTCAGCACTTTCCAAAACATTAAATGACCCTGTACCCGCATTTCCGGGTGCCGAGGGTTTTGGCAAGTATACAAGCGGAGGCAGGGGTGGCAAGGTGTGCATAGTTACCAATCTAAATGATGATGGTGCAGGTAGCCTAAGAGCGGCCATCAAACAAAAAGGCCCACGAACGATCGTATTCTCAGTTTCAGGTACCATAGCCCTCGAAAGTCCGCTGGTGATCAAGAACGGTGATGTGACCATTGCTGGGCAGTCGGCACCGGGCGATGGCATCTGCATCAAGAATTATACGACCACCGTAGATGCCGATAACGTGATCATCCGTTATATGCGTTTCCGGATGGGCGATGAGCGTAAACACCAGGATGATTCTTTTAACGGCAGGGGCCACAGCAGGATCATTATCGATCATTGTTCTATGAGCTGGTCCATAGATGAAACGGCCTCCATGTACTGGAACCGCGACTTTACGATGCAGTGGTGCATAGTGGCCGAAAGCATGAAGAACTCCTTTCATGAAAAAGGCCCACACGGTTACGGGGGCATTTGGGGAGGTGAGAACGCCACTTTTCATCACAACCTTTTAGCAAGCCATACCAGCCGTAACCCGCGTTTCGGTGGTTCAGAGAGCGTTCCGAACAAGCCGGATGAGCTGGTGGACTTTGTGAACAACGTTATATTCAATTGGGGCAGCAACGCCACTTATGGAGGCGAAAAAGGACGTTACAATGTGGTGAACAACTATTACAAGGCCGGCCCGGCCACGGTCAAAAATGCCGACCGGATCATTGAACCATGGGAACCGTTCGGTCAATTTTACATCAAAGGCAATGTTTTGGCCGGCGATGATAAGGTCACCCAGGATAACGCTCTGGGAGTACAAGGTCAAAAAAAGACCTCTGCCACAGCGGCCATGATCGATAAACCTTTTGGAGTGGAGATGATCGACATGCAGACGGCGACAAATGCCTATCATGCTGTGATACAAAAGGTTGGGGCCAATTTACACCGCGACCAGGTGGACCTGCGCATACTACAGGACCTGGTAGGTGGAAGCCCGACCGAGGGGAAAGATCACAACGGCATTATCGATTCGCAGAAAGATGTGGGCGGATGGCCCGAACTCAAGAGCTTGCCACCAGCCAAGGATACCGATCAGGACGGTATACCTGACGATTGGGAGACCCAGCATGGCCTGGATCCCAACAACCCTAACGACGGTTCAGGCCACAAGAACGATTCATTATATACCGATCTGGAGGTATACCTGAACGGGTTGGTCAAGGATGTTAATTAA
- a CDS encoding RagB/SusD family nutrient uptake outer membrane protein, giving the protein MKKFKYHILGVSCTLMLTFLGSCKKYLDEQPVSAFSTEAAFSNVNTATSTVLGIYARLAGDSGYGIRLSMYYTVDADDFVGPASNTSPDNDRRDIARYQATPQNAQIEAPFENLYTGIERANICIKYIPKMPAYTNGSASDQVLLKRLHGEALTLRAQFYYELMRNWGDVPVQWEPSSDQATLNVPRTDQTVIYERILSDLLTAESLVPWRTEVVRDERITKGAVKGLRARIALARGGYRLNTKTGQVERTADYLKYYQIARDECNDLLQRRDQHTLNSSFQNLFKNYVDAHTLDPTGEIMFEVAMAGGSGVADSKLGYYDGPRSVNGSTSLGNSSITAVPTYFYAFDPNDARRDVTICPYFFNFDGTKTLQRLIGLPSGKFRRDWITNPAIPVNSAAQYFGINWPILRFADVLLMFAEADNEISGGPSAAAIAALREVRLRGFNGDATKIGTIPTDKAGFFTAINNERLFEFGGEGLRKFDLIRWNLFNSTLTDTRNNLTAMFNKQAPYNNLPQTMTYQNAQPTINYGSSLYAPSPSTVPSGYTRVNWVSSLTAVYNSSVAQYFKPNSREVLPIPQPSIDANPMLTQNPGY; this is encoded by the coding sequence ATGAAAAAATTTAAATACCATATCTTAGGAGTAAGCTGCACATTGATGCTTACGTTTTTAGGGTCATGTAAAAAATACCTGGACGAGCAGCCTGTATCGGCATTCTCTACCGAAGCAGCGTTTTCCAATGTTAACACCGCGACCAGCACTGTGCTGGGCATTTATGCCCGTTTAGCGGGCGATTCAGGCTACGGCATCCGCCTCAGTATGTATTACACTGTTGATGCCGATGATTTTGTGGGCCCGGCCAGCAACACCTCGCCCGATAACGACCGGCGTGACATAGCCCGTTACCAGGCCACTCCGCAAAATGCCCAGATAGAAGCGCCTTTTGAGAACCTGTATACCGGTATCGAGCGTGCCAATATCTGCATCAAATACATACCCAAAATGCCGGCGTACACCAATGGTAGTGCAAGTGACCAGGTATTGTTAAAGAGATTACATGGCGAGGCGCTGACCCTTAGAGCACAGTTCTACTACGAGTTGATGCGCAATTGGGGCGATGTGCCCGTGCAATGGGAACCATCATCGGACCAAGCCACGCTGAACGTGCCACGTACCGATCAAACGGTGATCTACGAACGTATCCTCAGCGACCTGCTTACTGCCGAAAGCCTGGTGCCATGGCGTACCGAAGTGGTACGCGACGAGCGTATCACCAAAGGTGCTGTTAAAGGATTACGTGCCCGTATAGCCTTGGCCAGAGGTGGTTACCGCCTCAATACGAAGACCGGCCAGGTAGAGCGCACAGCCGATTATTTAAAATACTACCAGATTGCTCGTGATGAGTGTAACGACCTTTTACAACGCCGCGACCAGCATACACTGAACAGCAGCTTCCAGAACCTATTCAAGAATTATGTGGATGCGCATACCCTTGATCCTACAGGCGAGATCATGTTCGAGGTAGCGATGGCCGGTGGCTCGGGTGTGGCCGATAGCAAGTTGGGCTACTATGACGGTCCACGGAGCGTGAACGGAAGCACCAGTTTGGGTAACTCCAGCATCACTGCCGTACCTACCTATTTTTACGCTTTCGACCCGAATGATGCCCGTCGTGATGTGACCATTTGCCCTTACTTCTTCAACTTTGACGGCACCAAGACCTTACAACGCCTGATCGGCCTTCCAAGTGGAAAGTTCCGTCGCGATTGGATCACCAACCCGGCTATCCCGGTCAACTCGGCCGCCCAATACTTTGGTATCAACTGGCCTATCCTTCGCTTTGCCGACGTGTTGCTGATGTTCGCTGAGGCGGATAACGAGATCAGCGGTGGGCCATCGGCAGCGGCCATTGCCGCCTTGCGTGAAGTACGCTTGAGAGGTTTCAATGGCGATGCCACCAAGATCGGCACCATACCGACAGATAAGGCTGGCTTCTTTACTGCCATCAACAACGAGCGCTTGTTCGAATTCGGTGGCGAAGGTTTGCGCAAGTTCGACCTGATCCGCTGGAACCTATTCAATTCGACGTTGACCGATACTCGTAACAACCTGACCGCCATGTTCAACAAGCAGGCACCTTACAATAACCTGCCACAGACCATGACCTATCAGAACGCGCAACCTACGATCAATTATGGTAGCTCACTTTACGCGCCATCACCTTCTACAGTGCCAAGCGGATACACCCGAGTGAATTGGGTAAGCTCACTTACAGCAGTTTACAACAGCAGTGTGGCCCAGTACTTTAAACCTAATAGCAGGGAGGTACTGCCCATACCGCAACCATCCATTGATGCCAACCCAATGCTGACCCAAAACCCTGGCTATTGA
- a CDS encoding peroxiredoxin family protein — translation MKKLSTTFIYKALLSVLFVGGVGAVNAQTNSQTASTAKVADADRGYLVKVGDQAPDDFELVLDDGQKTSLKQLRGKVVVLQFTASWCSVCRKEMPHLETDVWNAYKDKNVVLIGVDRDEPLEKVQKFRKDIQVSYPLALDPGADIFGRFADKKAGVTRNVVIDSNGKIVFLTRLYDVNEFNTMVKVIDGLAGKASLKASL, via the coding sequence ATGAAAAAGCTCAGTACTACATTTATCTACAAAGCCTTGTTAAGCGTCCTGTTTGTAGGAGGCGTGGGCGCTGTCAACGCACAAACTAACTCGCAAACGGCATCTACTGCAAAAGTGGCCGATGCCGATCGTGGCTATCTGGTAAAGGTGGGTGACCAGGCACCAGATGATTTTGAACTGGTATTAGATGATGGTCAAAAGACCTCTCTTAAGCAACTACGTGGAAAGGTAGTAGTATTGCAATTTACCGCCAGCTGGTGCAGTGTATGCCGTAAAGAGATGCCACATCTGGAGACCGACGTTTGGAACGCCTATAAGGATAAGAACGTGGTGCTGATCGGTGTAGACCGTGATGAGCCTTTAGAAAAAGTACAAAAGTTCCGTAAGGACATACAGGTAAGCTACCCGCTGGCTTTAGACCCCGGTGCCGATATCTTCGGTCGTTTTGCCGATAAAAAAGCAGGGGTGACCCGCAACGTGGTGATCGATTCCAATGGTAAGATCGTTTTCCTGACCAGGCTTTATGATGTGAACGAGTTCAACACCATGGTTAAGGTGATCGACGGACTTGCCGGTAAGGCATCACTTAAAGCCTCTTTATAA